In the Thermotoga sp. genome, TTCAGAACAAGGAATATGATCGCCATGTTTTCTTCTTTGACGGGGTATCCGACCCTGAGTAGTATGTCTTCGGAGAAATTGTGAAGGAGTTCGTTCACATGTCGGTAGGCTCTCTCTCTGTCTTCTACAACGATGGTGAGTATGTAGAATCTCTTCTCCAAAACAAAAACCCCCTCTCTGTGCACCGGGAGAGGGGTAT is a window encoding:
- a CDS encoding TM1266 family iron-only hydrogenase system putative regulator; the encoded protein is MEKRFYILTIVVEDRERAYRHVNELLHNFSEDILLRVGYPVKEENMAIIFLVLKTDNDTVGALSGKLGQIPGVRVRTVPLRR